Proteins from a genomic interval of Candidatus Nanosynbacter sp. HMT-352:
- a CDS encoding ABC transporter permease — protein MIRLADIVLLTYTKLRARKIRTFITVLLASMLFGVLISASLIANGLFRGIDSFRKEGLTSRYIVSVTNAPSNVDGFYKTIRDPNLIAEAKKRYELLVSQKATESKRLNLGYSYINDRPPYSQSADGTVQLSINDQNGITAQLLKEKYSAMPAFDDAKLSRLAKGYGAIKFFTEEFYSVKKGSALAPLIDGKELFFDTSDEAEVNANYENPPVNSSSIVIAPPEITDNIMLPNNAGWKPDGSSLPIILPQNVIERLLKLEKLPASASAEAKFERLKNIRDNITNLSFKMCYRNSASLELIQRTLQQNKEIAANQNNKDYKKPSLLYGLPNPATCENASVISDKRTTEEKKQAANQELFDARFGKETTAVSKFITFKVVGMSPGDSEVLNPEQKQQREKARTTNDMISEVLRTEGVGQVIPRSLYDKLPNKADYADLFTYEPLYIMGNEDNKHRFVEFANASDAQKFIDEQGCTVQYDNSCKPIGRLYQSNLAFSNSVALDDMQNIFKQWSIYAMLVVIVLAALIMWITISRTIVDDRHETAVFRAIGFNRIDIVSIYILYTIIISILVAMLALAIGFIGAYLLDKQFAPQLTAQAQYSFGSINSNRVIRLIAVDMRQIIFIVSTCILTGLFSAILPLIRNVRRSPIRDIREF, from the coding sequence GTGATTAGGCTAGCCGATATAGTACTGTTGACTTATACAAAATTACGTGCTCGTAAAATACGTACATTTATTACGGTATTGTTGGCGAGTATGTTGTTCGGCGTCCTTATTTCAGCTTCCCTGATTGCTAATGGTCTCTTTCGTGGCATTGATTCGTTTCGTAAAGAGGGGTTGACTAGTCGTTACATCGTAAGTGTCACTAACGCACCATCAAATGTCGATGGGTTTTATAAGACTATTCGTGACCCTAATCTTATTGCCGAGGCGAAAAAACGCTATGAACTACTCGTTTCACAAAAAGCTACCGAGTCAAAGCGACTTAATCTGGGATATTCCTATATCAATGATCGGCCGCCGTATTCACAGTCTGCTGACGGTACTGTGCAGCTATCTATTAATGACCAAAACGGTATTACTGCTCAATTACTAAAAGAGAAATATAGCGCCATGCCGGCTTTTGACGATGCAAAACTCTCTCGTTTAGCTAAGGGATATGGTGCTATTAAATTTTTTACTGAAGAATTTTATAGTGTCAAAAAAGGCTCAGCGCTAGCACCTCTTATTGATGGTAAAGAGTTGTTCTTTGACACTTCAGATGAAGCGGAGGTGAATGCTAATTATGAAAATCCTCCTGTAAATAGCTCAAGTATTGTTATTGCACCACCTGAAATTACAGATAATATTATGCTTCCTAACAATGCTGGCTGGAAGCCTGACGGGTCGAGTTTACCTATAATATTGCCGCAAAATGTTATTGAGCGTTTACTGAAGCTGGAAAAATTACCGGCAAGTGCGAGTGCTGAGGCTAAATTTGAGCGCCTTAAAAATATCCGTGACAATATAACTAACTTGAGTTTTAAAATGTGTTACCGAAATAGCGCCTCGCTGGAGCTGATACAGCGGACCTTGCAGCAAAATAAAGAGATCGCAGCAAATCAAAATAACAAGGACTATAAAAAGCCAAGCCTTTTGTATGGACTACCCAATCCTGCGACATGTGAAAATGCTTCTGTAATAAGCGATAAACGTACAACAGAGGAGAAGAAGCAGGCGGCAAACCAAGAGTTGTTTGATGCAAGATTTGGTAAAGAAACAACTGCTGTAAGCAAGTTTATTACTTTTAAAGTGGTTGGCATGTCTCCTGGCGATAGTGAAGTGCTAAATCCAGAACAGAAACAGCAGCGCGAGAAGGCTCGCACTACTAACGATATGATTTCTGAAGTATTACGCACGGAAGGTGTTGGGCAGGTTATACCGCGCTCACTATACGATAAGCTACCCAATAAAGCCGATTATGCTGATTTATTTACGTATGAGCCACTTTATATTATGGGCAATGAGGATAATAAACATCGTTTTGTTGAGTTTGCAAATGCCAGTGATGCGCAAAAGTTTATAGATGAGCAGGGCTGTACTGTCCAGTATGATAATTCTTGTAAGCCGATTGGTCGTTTATATCAATCTAATTTGGCATTTAGTAATAGCGTTGCTTTGGATGATATGCAGAATATATTTAAGCAGTGGTCGATCTATGCTATGCTGGTAGTTATAGTATTGGCTGCGCTTATTATGTGGATTACTATCAGTCGTACAATTGTGGATGATAGACATGAGACGGCGGTATTTCGTGCTATTGGCTTTAATCGTATTGATATCGTGTCGATATATATACTATATACGATAATTATATCTATATTAGTAGCTATGCTCGCTCTTGCTATCGGCTTTATCGGTGCGTATCTCCTGGATAAGCAATTTGCACCACAGCTTACAGCACAGGCGCAATATAGCTTCGGTTCTATTAATTCAAATAGAGTGATACGACTTATAGCCGTGGATATGCGACAGATAATCTTTATTGTAAGTACGTGTATTCTCACTGGATTGTTTAGTGCTATATTGCCATTAATACGCAACGTGCGTCGCAGTCCAATTCGAGACATACGAGAGTTTTAG
- the pyk gene encoding pyruvate kinase → MSDNIFKRTKILATIGPATFSQEKVYQLLEAGVNGIRMNFSHGANEERIEQIDWVRTASKQLGKPVAILQDLQGPKIRLGVLKDNMLNVKVGDMLVLDSEITEHDGSFNLPVQYNLAEKMKVGEPLYMFDGKIRTVVREIVSPTAIRVEVQNDGFLMSRKGLNLPDTDFGGDILTQKDINDLEWGASQDFDYVALSFIQKADDIIDLRRRLTDLGSTANIIAKIETKSAVDPENLEEIVKASDGIMVARGDLAVEAGAEIVPVVQRRIIALCRKYCKLVIVATQMMGSMVDNPEPSRAEVSDVANAVIQGADVVMLSDETANGKYPVETVRAMRKTIIYTQEHSEVMLVEKAEMREKTDAILSYTAAQLARRIKARAIIAETHTGATAINVAAYRPNLPIVCVTEEVKTAQKLALRYASRPYVRPNDPNAATKLADELKQEGYFGADPVTVVLVSGHNPEPGKTDNIQVKTLS, encoded by the coding sequence ATGAGTGATAATATATTTAAACGAACAAAAATATTAGCAACAATTGGGCCAGCAACGTTCAGCCAAGAAAAGGTTTACCAATTGTTGGAGGCCGGCGTTAACGGCATCCGTATGAACTTTAGCCACGGCGCTAACGAGGAGCGAATTGAGCAGATCGATTGGGTGCGCACAGCTAGTAAACAGTTGGGCAAGCCTGTCGCAATCCTACAAGATTTGCAAGGTCCGAAGATTCGCTTGGGCGTTTTGAAAGATAACATGCTGAATGTTAAGGTTGGCGATATGTTGGTCTTGGATTCAGAAATTACTGAGCATGACGGCAGCTTCAATTTGCCAGTGCAGTACAATTTGGCGGAGAAGATGAAAGTCGGCGAGCCACTTTACATGTTTGACGGCAAAATCAGGACGGTTGTACGAGAAATTGTTAGCCCAACTGCAATTCGTGTAGAAGTTCAGAACGACGGTTTTTTGATGAGCCGCAAGGGTTTGAATTTGCCAGACACAGATTTTGGCGGTGACATTCTTACTCAGAAAGATATTAACGATTTGGAATGGGGCGCAAGCCAAGATTTTGATTATGTTGCATTGAGTTTTATTCAAAAAGCTGATGACATTATTGATTTGCGTCGTCGATTGACAGACCTGGGCTCGACAGCCAATATTATTGCCAAGATTGAGACTAAGTCTGCCGTTGATCCAGAGAATTTGGAGGAGATCGTTAAGGCTAGTGACGGTATTATGGTTGCTCGCGGTGACTTGGCAGTGGAAGCTGGTGCGGAAATTGTCCCAGTTGTACAACGTCGAATTATTGCCTTGTGTCGTAAATATTGCAAGCTAGTAATCGTTGCAACACAAATGATGGGCAGCATGGTTGATAATCCAGAACCAAGTCGTGCTGAAGTAAGCGACGTTGCAAATGCTGTAATTCAAGGTGCTGACGTAGTTATGTTGTCTGACGAAACTGCCAATGGTAAATATCCTGTTGAAACCGTTCGTGCAATGCGCAAGACTATTATCTACACTCAAGAACACAGTGAAGTAATGTTGGTAGAAAAGGCTGAAATGCGTGAAAAAACTGACGCGATTTTAAGCTACACGGCGGCTCAATTGGCAAGGAGAATTAAGGCTCGAGCTATTATTGCGGAAACACACACTGGTGCTACTGCAATTAACGTTGCCGCATATCGTCCAAACCTGCCAATTGTTTGTGTAACCGAAGAAGTGAAGACTGCGCAAAAATTGGCACTAAGGTACGCTTCTCGTCCATATGTTCGACCAAACGACCCAAATGCAGCAACTAAGTTAGCTGATGAGTTGAAACAAGAAGGCTATTTCGGTGCAGACCCAGTTACGGTTGTGCTTGTTAGCGGTCACAATCCAGAGCCAGGTAAAACTGACAATATCCAAGTCAAGACATTGTCATAA
- a CDS encoding phosphoglycerate kinase — MGRKFPKQTIRDVDLRGKTILLRADYNVPLTKRGQISDDLRIRASLPTLRYLLEQNCKIVIMSHLGRPKGKDLKFSLKVVADHLSKLLSRPVELLDDCVGEAVHQAVRRAPRGSILMLENLRFYDEEEADDLTFAKSIQRAVRADYFVQDGFAVAHRAHASTHAITLCVPGLAGLLLEKEYVTITEAMNKPKRPLVAVIGGAKVSDKILLIKRLIEKADRILIGGAMSNTFLHCRGFNVGKSVFEPGMEKVVAEIYDLAAAKAGVENIDDFLVLPIDVAVAPEISKDFSRQEVNIDKIKNSDMALDIGSQTIEKFTKILADAKMVIWNGPLGYAEIDNFAIGSARVALSIAQNKGVVSIVGGGDTADFILKWDGHDGANFTHVSTGGGASMALMAGKKLPGIESLLDAYGLR, encoded by the coding sequence GTGGGCAGAAAATTTCCGAAGCAAACAATTCGCGATGTTGATCTACGTGGAAAAACTATTCTTCTGCGAGCAGATTATAATGTGCCACTAACAAAGCGTGGTCAGATTTCTGATGATCTAAGAATTCGCGCTTCGCTGCCCACGCTCCGATATTTGCTGGAGCAGAATTGCAAGATTGTTATCATGTCTCATCTGGGGCGACCAAAAGGCAAGGATCTTAAGTTTAGCCTGAAAGTTGTCGCAGATCACCTATCCAAGTTGCTGAGCCGTCCGGTGGAATTGCTGGATGATTGTGTGGGCGAAGCTGTTCATCAAGCCGTTCGCCGCGCGCCACGAGGCAGTATTCTTATGTTGGAGAATTTACGCTTTTATGACGAGGAGGAGGCTGATGATTTAACATTTGCCAAGTCAATTCAGCGCGCTGTCCGAGCTGATTATTTTGTGCAGGACGGATTTGCGGTCGCACACAGGGCGCACGCCAGCACTCATGCGATTACGTTGTGTGTTCCAGGACTAGCGGGATTACTATTAGAAAAAGAATATGTAACTATCACCGAGGCGATGAATAAGCCAAAACGTCCGTTGGTTGCGGTTATTGGTGGTGCGAAAGTTAGTGATAAAATATTACTGATTAAGCGTCTGATTGAAAAGGCGGATCGGATTTTAATTGGCGGCGCTATGTCGAACACGTTTTTGCATTGCCGTGGATTTAATGTCGGCAAGAGTGTGTTTGAACCAGGAATGGAAAAGGTTGTCGCGGAAATTTATGATTTGGCGGCAGCTAAGGCCGGCGTAGAGAATATTGACGATTTTTTGGTATTGCCGATTGACGTGGCGGTTGCGCCAGAGATTTCTAAGGATTTTTCTCGTCAAGAAGTTAATATTGATAAAATAAAGAACTCAGATATGGCGCTGGATATTGGAAGTCAGACAATTGAGAAATTCACGAAAATACTGGCTGACGCGAAGATGGTTATTTGGAATGGTCCGCTGGGCTATGCTGAAATTGATAATTTTGCAATCGGTTCAGCGCGAGTAGCGTTATCTATTGCCCAGAATAAAGGAGTAGTTTCAATAGTTGGCGGCGGAGATACGGCTGATTTTATATTGAAATGGGACGGGCATGACGGCGCCAATTTTACCCATGTTTCCACTGGTGGCGGAGCTAGCATGGCTTTAATGGCTGGTAAAAAATTGCCAGGAATTGAAAGTTTACTAGACGCATACGGTTTGAGGTGA
- the tpiA gene encoding triose-phosphate isomerase yields MRKKLIIGNWKMNFNMQEASLYLHKLMNTLPSHRDVEVVLAPTILTLQSLSLQINRRIAKLAAQNCYWRDSGAYTGEIPAAHLRGIADYVIIGHSERRYIFIESEKDIRLKVQAAIRNRIHPILCVGETIQEKTLGETKDVLADQLTSGLANVTADELDEVVVAYEPVWAIGTGDSAKASDVKKAIQMIRRHISHLYGKKAAESVRVVYGGSITSINAADYLAIDELDGLLVGAASLDAYQFKEIISKAHKG; encoded by the coding sequence ATGAGAAAAAAGTTAATCATTGGTAACTGGAAAATGAACTTCAATATGCAAGAGGCTAGCTTATATTTGCATAAGCTGATGAACACGCTGCCGTCGCATAGAGATGTTGAAGTGGTGTTGGCGCCTACTATTTTGACGCTGCAGAGTTTGAGTTTACAAATTAATCGTCGAATCGCTAAGCTGGCGGCCCAGAATTGCTATTGGCGAGATTCGGGGGCGTACACGGGAGAAATTCCAGCGGCGCATCTTCGTGGAATTGCTGATTATGTGATAATTGGACATTCGGAGCGTCGCTATATTTTTATTGAAAGCGAAAAAGACATTCGGCTGAAAGTTCAGGCGGCAATTCGAAATCGTATTCATCCGATTCTGTGTGTTGGTGAAACGATTCAAGAGAAGACTCTTGGTGAAACGAAGGACGTTCTGGCTGATCAATTGACTAGTGGTCTGGCTAATGTGACGGCGGACGAGCTGGATGAAGTAGTTGTCGCGTATGAGCCAGTTTGGGCGATCGGTACTGGCGACAGCGCTAAAGCGTCTGATGTAAAAAAAGCTATACAGATGATTCGACGACATATTTCTCATTTATATGGTAAAAAAGCGGCGGAATCAGTTCGAGTTGTTTATGGTGGAAGTATTACGTCAATAAACGCCGCGGATTATTTAGCAATTGATGAACTTGATGGTTTATTGGTTGGGGCAGCCAGTTTGGATGCATATCAATTTAAGGAGATAATCTCGAAAGCACATAAAGGTTAA